The genomic segment AACAAAGTCCAACTTCACCCTTCCTACATTGTATCTGTGTCTGGATTTTAAAAgttgcacaacaacacacacagagactgcacGTCAGCCAACAGTCACAGCTGAAGGCCATGGAAGGACACTCCCCAGAGCAAAGCAACCTATGAAGAGGGGGGTGTGCCCATGAAGAGCAAGCTATGAATGGAAAGTAGGTCACAGGGTTCCGTAGGTCACTTAGACCATAGAAGACAGACATATCTCCATATTTGACTGCTTGCGAAGGCTTGGACTGTAGACACGTCATGGATATTATGATTGTACAAGTTGTCTtggaaagagaaacacttgAGAACAAAGGTTTTCAGGATCCTTAACAGTCACATTAATGCAGCTAAAGGTCAACAACCTACTATCATCTTAAGAGCATATAAGGACTAAAGAAGCAGCATTTGGCAAATCttaacttttcatttatttccagtCAAGTTTATGGggtcattttgtattttcaagTCTCTTAAATATCATTCAGATTCAGAACACTGCTGCCTGATTCATCACAAACACCAACAAAGTGTATCACATCAGCAAAAATCTCAGATCTGTACACAGGCTTCCTCTTCATCAAATAACTAATTTTTAAAATTCTgcggctgttttttttgttttggatttgtGCTGCTTGCCTCAGGTCATCTGGGATAAGTTTACTTTCTGTTCCCAGCATCAAAACTAAACACAGAGAAGCTGTGTTCAGTTTCTATCTCACAGATCTGTAACAAACTCCCACAgacctgctgctctgctgctcttttaACTCTTTCCTTTTTAGCTCAAGCTTTTATGAAATCAGACTATTTTATCAttaatttcttcatttattttctgtgaagCACCTTCAGTTCACcttgatatatattttttttttacaaaagcaaaagcaagagggactctctttctccctcactctGTGTCTAATTGGCCAATTACAGTAATTGTTGGGAGTAAAAGGCCAAAAGTGAATGATAAAGGGAATTTCACGTGAATTTGGGCAGGATGAAATGTTGTGTGAAACACACCCACTCAAAGGGAAGTTGAACAGCACAATGACCTTCAGTACCAGCAAACCCATACTAATGAAATCTCTCTTCCCTGTTGCAAAACCTGGGACACGATTGATTCACTGCGGAAAATCTAGATGCCTTGTAACCTCTGCTTTTAACCTTTTTCTAAACAAATATAGAACTGAGAGCAATTCATTTCTAAAGCTGCACAAGGAAGACAGAATGAACAagtaaaaatgaagaaaatgaagaatacAATTGAAATAAAGATggaataaatgaaatgtcatgTCACATATTCTCCCCATCAGTGTCACCAATGTATCTTCAACCAGGATATGCAATTATTCAGAATCAGCATTTTACAGAAGGACAAAACAGTGATAAACTTGTTGGTTAATTCACGTGATGATTTCTCTCTACAGTGCTGAGATGTTTGGCCTTCAGATGGTTACcagtgaggacagtgtgtgtttgggtgtatAAAACTTTATCTTTAACTTTGTATTTTGTACTTTGAACTCATATTAAAGTGGAGTATGATGAGTATGACATTTCCTAGTCATTTTATAGGACATCtccttgaaataaaaatgttggatTGTAACTATattatgaaataaacaaagctCAACAATGACTCGTTTCAACCAGAGGTTTCTGTGGGCACAACTTATTTTTTATCTAAGTCCTTATCCAAATACATGTGCCATAGCAAACACAATTAATAGCAAAAAAGAATTCATCCAAATATGTTAATTTCAAATATTATGAAAAAGCAAAAGTtgtgcattgttgtttttaccatGGTAAAATGAGTGCGTAAATGATATTTTGTCTCTTAAATtgtgaatacattttcattttaccgctagattttttttattatttcacacagtacattaaagtaaataattaaatcatttggCATTAAGTAATTTGATTTGAGTTTTTCATTTGGGTGATTTGATGTAAGTCTGGCAATCTGGAAATGAGGAGAGGAAATCTGATTAATGGATTCACTGTGAATCAATCTGAAACAGCAAAGCTGCAGCTctgatgtttgtgtccatgGTGATTTGTGAAAAAGGAATTGTGTAACAGGATGATGTAATGATAATTAAACATTTCAGCCTTTATTCTGTCCTGTTGTATGCCCTGTTGTGCTGTACCTGACCAGACAGTGACTGAGAAGAAATCTTATTGATGCTGCAGTGTCTGCTTATAATCACATTTCCTGCCTTCTGGCCTGCTGCATCTGTCAGGTCACGAAAAGAGAAAAAACGTGGTCAATGAACCAGATATCGCTGTCTTATTTAAGGATCACATGATTTCAGGTCTTGAATAAGGCCTAAATTCAACCGTGTCACAAATCTTGCTGAcctaatttatttcatttgataaGTTTGCTTGTCCCAGTTGATATTATTTAGCTCTTCTTGTAATTTGAGAGGCTAAAATAGGCTATTCATCTGTTTCACAATGCCTCAGGTATGTGAATTTATGACCTGATTAAATTGTTATTGAACTATTAATGTGCAAACTGTTGGGACATAAGTTAAATGAAATGGCAGTGACTCATCGAACACTCCTATTTCAGCttaacatgcaacttcaccaataaatgatgctaaattttacacactgtacctttaactcACCACCTTCATCGGTATGGTACACTGCCACGTTACTGAAGTCACTCATGTCATTGAGATCGCTGCTCACCATTGCCCTCTGTTGTGCTACAGTAGGTATTACACGGTGATATTGTCAGTAAGGACAACAATATTGTTGATTTCAAACCTAAACACTTGAAAACATGTTCATAGTACGCAAttgaacatttgaaattaacagtcatgtacagtataagtaaaacacattaaatgctCTGTAAACCAGAACCAACCACACACACGTACCATCTTAGCAGACATGATTAAAATCTCCTTTTTATTACCCAGGCCGTTTTTCCACACAGAGACGATCATCCATCAAGCAATGTATTGTAAAAATAGCCTAAACCACATGATCCTACACTGTATGTGGAAAGGATGTGTATGCAGGATGTGAGATACTGTCTGTCAAATAAAGATGGAAGATGGAGGACGGTGATTAGCAAAATAGGTAGAAGGAAAAACAGTTGCTGTACAAAGAGGAACAATCCAACAGCAACATACCCTGACTATAggagaaaaatgaataataataaggtCAATATTTTGAGCATTTAAGttctattttatgtttttcacaCCTAACAGCTTACATCCACGTAGCTTTCCTTAAGTGCTCTGCTCTCCCCAGAGCGCATGACCCTGTTCTTACTGAAACACATTGATCGTAAGGGACACAACTCTCACAAGTGTGTGACCATCACATTTGGTCCCTGTTCCTGTATATATGAGGAAATGTTTGAGGAGAGCAAACCTTCTCAGTGTGGATTTGTGGTGGATAAGTTCACATTCATCTAATCAAATGAATCAAACAGAAGTTGACTTCAATGCAATCATTTTATTCTCAGTTTCATCACACAGCTGCATCCACAGTACTTCAAAAGCGCATCATTTGGTggctttcatctcctctctctctctctctctctctctctctcttcccctctctctctctccctctctctctgtcaccaCAGCTACCCTCCATATCTTCTCCCCACACTTGTGCACTTTGTCACTAGTCAGTAGATTGTGCGGTCATGCTGTGGCTGAACTGAGAGGAAATCAGACTTGTTAAAACAAATATCTgctcaaagaaaaagaaaacccaagGTAAGaattaaagctttaaaagtCAGTCAGATTTAAAGTACAATTTACAGATCTTTTTACATGTTATGAGGAAATATTCTTATTCTTGAGGAACTGTATTTGCATTAAATAAGGATATTTCTGTGGTAGATCGGTTACTTTTTTACCTATTTTgctgtctatttttttttcttttgtaacgGCTAAACCAGTTGTTTCTAGTAGTGATATCATTACTTATGCCACAGGGGTTTGTGatattttgaaattcagtggCAGGATGCAACGAGGAGGAGTTATTGCCCCATCATATTTCAGTAAGTCGCCAAACTAAACTGGATGTCTGTGGATTTTTACTATAAAAGATGTTTTCTGTATTCTGCTTTCTTGTTGAGATACTTTCTCGACAAGAAAGAGAGcattcaaagtaaaaaaaaaaagaaaaaagatgtctATCTAAATTTTCACCACaagggagaagagaaaaagCCTGGGGTGGTGTAATATCCACTGTGCATGCACCCATATGGCCTGTCGCGGAAGTGACAAATATCATCTGTCAATTCAATAAGGGGCTCTCTGGAAGATAATTTTATTCCAGCACTATATTTGCCTTTGCTTTCACAAGGCAGTGTCATATTTgtgaagaaaatcagaaataatggTGAGAGTATAGatacagaacaaacaaacaaaaaattcaAGTGTTCAGTGACGTGACGAGGTGAAATGTTGCCTTTACTTCCGAGGACAGCAGTCACTTATACGACATCATATctacctttttttctttacccttttttttatatgtacacaTTTTAGTTGTTTGCATCACAATGTTGTCTATAAAATACATTCCTCACGTTTAAGCCTCTCAGTTACTGGTAGCCACTCCAATTAAattatgtattgttttgtctgCTTAAACCCTCAAACGTGAGCTTTGTGCATAgagtttaatttattaattgcATAAAGGTGATGCACTCTACAACAGATTGTTCAGTTCAGCGGTGACCTTCACCCACTCATTAACTGCCCATGCCGTTCCATCTAATTCCTTCATGGGGCAATATTTTTCCcgtcaaatgtattattttgactgaaaacacagtaagAGATCTCAATGcacttttaataaataatgaattgtaTATCTATTGTCTAGAtgagatgataataataatgattatcacacaacaaatatatacaaatacatctCCCTGTCTTGGGGTCACCATGGCAGAGGATCCGCACACTTGATTTGGGATAGAGATTGTTACACCAGATGCCCTTACTAACACAACTCAATTTAAcattaattggacactcagGGGTACCGAAGCCCTTGAACTGATGGGGACTTGAACCAACAGCCTTCCTGTCACAACCCAAGTTCCCGTTGGGCTGCAGAGTACAGTTCTTTAACATAAAAGTAATAGCTTTAGTTTTATGGCACATTTCAAACTATGCTTTATGTACACTAGAAGAAAAAccttcaaacaaaaaataattaacTTTAAAGACAGAATTGCGTCAAATAACGCAATTGCTGGGGGAATTCGAGTGGGATTGCTGCCTTCTGTGGTAATCACACAAATGACAGGGTTTTGAACAAGACTATTGACTGTTACGCAATCTCTTGTGACTTGTGACAGGCAATCTATAATGTCCCCAATGAGCTGATTAATCGCTGTCACTGTTTATGGGATTCCGTGTGTGCAGTCTAATCTGCTGATCTGAATCAGTTGACACCAGCATCAGTTTATGGTTGCCATAGTGATGGCACCTCCTGAGATATGAAGCAGGTCCATTGAAAATGCACAAAGAGCACCACTGACACACCTTCTGAACCACTCATTGTGGATTAAAGATCAAAGTTGGTATTGATGAAATGACTTCACCTAATTCAGCTGAATGTTTTGAAGTTTGGAAGAAGTTCCTATGTTGAGGTCTGTGGAGGactgtggaagaagaagaaaaactgtttCTGTGGGTTTGCTGCAATGCCACTAATAACAGATCAGTCATGCAGTGAGGCTTTAACCCGCTTATAGTAAAATAATTAACTTCAAGTTGCTCCAAATTCaaaagatgaaataataaaGTGGTGGAGAAACAAATCAATCAAAGGTACAGGAGAACTAGTTTGGAAAGTGACTCAGTGGGTCAAGATCACAAGAAAGTTACATCTGTGTGCAGCTAAAAGCAGCTTCACCATGTATGTTTActacacataaatacaaaatcACTATGATTTACATGCTGTATTCAATTTTTGTTGAACATCAGGAGAGGATATTTTGATTTGTAAATAACATTCGATTTTTGCTTCTCGAGGACATGCCACTTTATGGTATGCTTTTGATTTACCCAGCCATTTTCTGACTGTGTCGCCAATATAGTCATTAACTGATACTGTGATGATCGTGGTCTGTTTGCCTTGACCTCTAAATGACTTTCTGCTGTGACTCACAACCGTTAATGTTCCATTTAAGCCCCAGGTTCAATattgacaaagagaaaaaaaaagtaatcacaTTTTCTACTTAAACACATcgtccacattttttttttatcaacaggAAGTATTGTGTCTTTTCCACTTGATATGAAAACCTCAACGTGAAGACTTGTTATCAATCAGATTATAgctaatataaaaaataaactgagtTTTCTGTAAactaaacaaagagaaaaaggtattttttttacttacaaaTTCTGATTCATGAATTgcttttgtcattattattattctgctttGTAACTTTCCTATCAAAAAGCATAAGTTATATGTTTGTTGTATACTGTAAACGGTAATGCATAacttaatataaacaaatgtcagactgactgaatattttttgttctatttttctaATTACAATCTAGCATACAGCCCTCCTGGTATAAATGAAATGGAGGAATGGGAGAGCCCCACTTCTTTGAGACCCACAGAAGCCAAACCGGACAGCTCATTATTAATAGGTGCGTAGTTAATGGTTAATATATGACCTTATTTCAACAgtattgtatttcttttttcagaAATTAGAGGTTGCTGTGTCAGTCCACTTGGTTTTTTATAACATGTGTGTTTCTCCTCAAAGCAAATTCTTGTGAGAATCTGGAATGCTACATGGTCCTGATTAAAGCAGAGAAGACAGCCATCGGCTCCATCTGTTTCCTGGCAGGCCCGATCACACTGCTCGAAAATGCTCTGGTGCTGTGTGTGATCGCTGCCACAGCCTCCCTGCGGCGGCGACCCTCCTATCTGTTCATTGGCAGCCTCGCTTTAGCTGATGTCTTCGCCAGCTGCTTCTTCACCACCAGTTTTCTGGACTTCCACCTCTTCCGTCACAGTGATGGCCCCACTGCCTACCTCTTCAAGTTAGGAGGTGTCACCATGGCTTTTAGTAGTTCGGTGGGAAGTTTACTGCTGACCGCACTTGACCGCTATCTTTGCATCTACCAGGCCTCAAGCTATAAGGTGATGCTGACACGACGGAGAGCCCTGCTGAGCATGCTGATTCTCTGGAGTGCCACCATCTTCATTGCCTTCCTGCCTCTGATGGGCTGGAGGTGTCCCACAGTCCTGACCCCACCTTGCTCCCGTCTGTTCCCTTACATCAACCGGGAATATCTGGCCTGCTGGACCAGCTTCATCCTGGTGCTGCTGGCTCTGATCCTGGGAGCTTACACTCTCATCCTGTGGAAGGCCCACCGTCATGAATCCTCCATGACCAACCTACAGGGACCAGCAGCGACAGGCCATAACCGCATGAGGATGGATATCCGGCTAGCTCGTACCTTTGGCCTAATCTTAATCATTCTGGTGGGCTGCTGGCTTCCAGCTCTCTCCTTCATGATCGCTGATGTCTCTGGGATCCTGACTCACAGACAACAGAGAGCCTTTGCCTTCTGCAGCACCCTCTGTCTGGTGAACTCTGCAGTCAACCCACTGCTATATGCCCTACGCTGCAGAGAGCTACGGGTTGCACTGCTGCAGCTATTACAAAGGGTGTGTAAGGTTGGGTGGTGTAAAACGTCTACAGAGGATTTAACCCCAGGACTACCCTCTACAGAAGACCTCAACTTTACTGCAATCTCTGAAGTAGAAATACCAAGACCCAGAACCACCCGACTTAACTCGGTCTCAGAAATAGTAAACAGTCAGCAGCTGGACATCAGGAAATGACGGAGCGGTAGCTGGACAGATgggaaatactgtatttatggCAGTGTAAATATGGTGAAGACGGTTATTTAAAATCAAGTTTAGTGTAGAATCAAATGTTTAGCACCCAACAGCAGGATTTATTGTCATATACTGCATATTAGGGCTGGCATAACTTGGTTGTGAACAGGACCACTGTggtaaaaacatcagaaattACATGAAATAAACGAAATGTGgtaattgtgttttatgtgaaataataaatattatggTTGTAAGGAGAATACGTTAAAACCTTTTAATACATAGAATGTCTGttatattcaaaccattgtcaggtGAGGTCACACAAGGCTGATTAAGCCTGTCAGCTCCATacaactctctgtgtttctcagtttagCAATGCTCTCATGTCTCATCCCAGAAAGTGATGCAACCTATGTaaaaacagatggaggcagTGGCAGCATTGTGCAAGTAAAgcaagacggctgcaaacagattggagaaagactgaaaacacaaagaagtgcccagAAAAAGTCTCTGCTCTAAACATCCAGTTGATCGGCAGTTTAACAGGAGAAACTCGTCTCTGCCCCCACCTgcccctgagctgctgctgcatacacatgAGCACTCCCTCAGCCAGGTCTGAAAAATTTGAACATGCATGTTCAATTTTAGttgtgtaaacatgttagtccgactaaaatctagctagtcttagtctgactaacatacctggataaatTTATTTGTATCCCggttaacatgtacagcaggtatgaaacatacagtaccacagcacgatccagcTCACCGTCcacaatttgtttttctgtgacacaaaggtcaacaggaaactgattgaattcgcactagcttatagattAGTTATGAGCAGATATGAGtttctgcagtgagtgacagagacactACTGATAGGAAGACATGTCTTCTCCTGGTGCAGCTTTggtattgttttccattacttcacagtacctcctcaacgtggaaggggtcatcatagcacggctgagGGAATGATGACTGGGGGGAAACGTTTTTGTGTTCGCTTCGTGGAGTATGTGGGCACTGACGCAGGCTGTGACATCAGACTTTGCCCACTcctcaggtgagcctgcagaggTTTCTGAAAGGATGACTCTGGATCTATATTCCAACCGTTTGCTACATAGaaagagttgtgtggagctcaTAGGCTGAaccagcattgtgtgaactcatttgacaatgatttgtttgaatgtgacatttatttaaatgtaatttatgcaATACAGCTTTAAAGTCTGGCAATCATCACCATTACATATGACTTTAACCGTAACAATCACAGCTTAGAGAATTAGTTGAATAATGACCAACtaatagtcattatttgtatttcaatATGAGTAGCTTTGTatggttcatttatttaattgcaaatagtacaaaaataaacttCTGTATCAAGCATTTGTGGTAATAAGACAGAAGGGgctataaatgtgtgtatttctgtgaaaatgtgtttaggTCAAGCCTCAagtttggtgtgttttaagcTTTTATGTGGCAATTTAACCTTTAACATTTGACCTCTCTGCCTTCATGTTGTTGCTTTAAAGCGCTCAATCCCTTGAAACTGTGTTGTCTGTGAACTGAACTGCTGACTTAACTTTAGGTCTATAATTTGTTGTTTGCATGCTTCTttatgtttgactgtgtgtcCCAAAAAGAGAGGACCCAGTGGATTTACCCATGTCCCACCTGCACATGAATGCCAGGACTCCACAAAAGAGCCAATGTATGGGAGGATTCCACACAATGTTCACCACATGAATCCAAGCAGTGTGCTTAGGTAAATGGGgcacacacaaaagcaacagCCAGCAGCTGCAGTAATGCACATATTGACATGGCTTTAAACTCACTGCCAAATGTAAGGTAATACAAACCAAAATTCACAGAAGGCTTTGCTGAGAATTAGGTTATTTAATTACGtcaatatctatatataactcaatttgttttacatatacttttattatatttttatggaCTTCTCTACCAGgaaatttttgttttaatcccaTTATTTGTTCCAGTCTAGGGTCACCTCAGTTCAATGtatatgcagtatttttttttttttttgcacatgaaATAAATTGTCAAAGACTGAAACATGGCTGGCTTACTGATTACTGGACAACTTCAGCTTCAATTAACTACTCAAGGCAGGTAAAATTGTGATCGATAATTGATGTGTATGCTATAACTGGAACAGGTTGGAACATGTACCTCATAAATACAGACACTACAAATGTTTATGCCGTGCAAACAATACAGTTCCTGGTAGTGAGGGCAACTTATCTTTGAAATCCAGACAGCATTTTGATATACAGTGAATAACAAACATATTAAGataagaaaatagaaaatattagTTTATTACACAATATAAGACATGTGGAGCCACAGATGTGTATAATACACATCCTTTTTGTCATGAACAACAATACTTATGTTACAGTGTCCTTATTATACTAATACCAATGTGATTTTCCACTTATGCACTATTTTTTATACTGATATATTTCCTCACAGCATCAGTTCTGTAATGTCTCCATTTTATGTGAAATATACAACTCTATACCTTTAAATCAACCAAATCTATCGGCTTTAACAAATGGTGAGTGCCAGGTATCAAGAGTATTATCGACATATGGTGAATAAATGTGATTCAATTTAAACTACACACAGGAAAATTGAATTCTCGCGTCAAAGATTCACATTCTTTCATTTGCCTGATTTACCTGTCGCCCACCACCAGACGTCTCGTGAACCTTCGATTCGAGTTCAACGGAAAGCCGTCAACTACAACAATGGGGTTACGCGACAGGACAATGCGGCACACAAACGACAAAAGGTGACCACAGAAGCGCAAgtgaataaatattaataacgAATCACAATTAAAAGAAAGCCCCCCCAACATTTTACGATTCATTTCGATGAGATAATGAAAAAGATATGTGTTGTAAATATTGAATCACCCCTTTCTGCTGTAATGGTAGGCTCTGCCATTGTGACGTTTTAAAAATTCAGCAGGCAGGCTCGGCCGTTGGCTCAGTGCATACAGAAGAAAATCCGTTGTTGTGGGGAGGAAGAAAGGCACAAGGCGTTCGAGGGACGTTTAACATTCAAAGTGCGGCTGTTGAACCCCAGTTTTGCGGGTCGTTGTTTCTTCTACTTGTTTTGTTCGCTGTTGTTATTTTGCTAACATGGCTTGTGGAGCGACGTTAAAGCGGTCGATGGAGTTTGAGGCCCTCCTCAGTCCCCAGTCTCCCAAGCGGAGAAGGTGCAATCCACTACCGGGGACTCCTGGAACTCCGTCCCCGCAAAGATGCAACCTCCGTCCCCCGGTCGACAGCCCAACGCACTCGATGTCGCCTACAGCCGTTGGAGGGGAGCATAGGCTTACCCCAGGTATGAAAGTAACCCAGATTTTGACGTCTTTTTCTGCGTTTCAGGGTGGGTGTCATGGGGGAGGGGGTTTGGGTGGAGTGGAATGGATAGCTAGCTCTTTTGAGATAATCAGAATGGGGGTTGGAGGCTAATGTTAGCCCGGCTAAGCTAACGCCAGAAGGGGAAAGTCGCAAAGTGACTGACTCGTGTAACAATTCTAATTAAACTAAATCACTAGACGAACTAAAGAAGAAGTGGCTTTGTTTGAATTTGTCGGTGGCATCACGCCACCTCGTAGGATCGGTCGCCGAGTTTAGCCTAATTTAGCTCAGTTAGGCTAATGTTGATTTGTTAATGGAAAGACGTGTTTTCACATATTGTCTGTGCTCATCTAAATCAAGTATTATTTCTAGCGTTGGAACTATATACGGCTGCCTTTACTATCAGTTATACATTTATTAAGATGCCGTTATTGTGGCTATGACGATGTATACAGATGGAGATTTGTCTGTTTACTTATGTGTTAATTGGACAGATTAACCAGTAGATCATGCTTTTAACATTTGGGTGACAGCTTAGCCTGTTGGCTCTCCTGACAAGACAAATGGCATCACAGCAGCAGGCTCATCATAGCATGCTGTTAATTAGGAGCTGCCTGGATTTGTTCTTTTGCTTTAGTGCGACCATTGTCTTGCATTGGGGGTGGGTTACCGTTATGCACCATAACCATTTCTTTTCCACCTCAGTCATTAAATGCATTGTTAATTTCTAATACTGCCATGACTTGAAAATGCAGCTCCGCTGTGAGTGATGCACAGTGTGGGACGAATTAAGTAGATGGATAATGACCTATATCTCCCTACTGCCATAAAGTAGCCTATTGTACAGTAAACATACCAGTCACTGAGATCTTGGCAGCAGTGAAGTATAATTTGAATGCGttttaattctaatttaatgatAATTGCTGGACATTCTTGAATTAATTAAATCACTCCATTGCTGTGTAATGTGAGAGGATTACaagcatttttattaaaatcgTTTGGGAAGTTGTTTTCACCCTTAATAAATCCACTGACTGTAACAGCATGGGTACCTTTGGTCCCAGTTAATTCCCCTGATGTTGTTCCACCTTGCCAACAAGTTATGTCAATTACATTGACGTGACAAAATCACTGCCACATGGATTGAATCTTCATAATAATCAGTTGACTTAATTCTGTGCCCGTTGACTTGGGTTTCAGCAGCCGTTCTCCATTGAGGATCCTCTTGTGGAGGAGGTAGAATAACTTGTGTTactggaaaaagaaagtgaaatcaAAGCTGTTAGGGaagattattttctttcaagTAAACTAAGAAGAGCTCATACATCCCTTCTTTGCACAATGCACCTGCAGTGATACACAGTCTGACTTGCTATCCTCTACAGAGAGATGTTTATGGTGTGAATCTCCAGGATTAGTTTATTTCAAATTGTGTGGATTAACATTACTCATGTGAATAATCCAACAGGCCTCAAGAGTGTTTAATATTTTCAGTCTTTTACTATATAGCTGAATTACTGTACATCAAATGAATGTTTGAAGTAAAGTAGATTTGTCTGCAGCAGACTTTCATTCATTGCATTCAGACTTTCAGATACCAGCTATTATGCTCCTCATGGGTCAAGTGCTGCAAGCCTGCCTCTCCTAAGGTGGTTTGCCAAGTGAAAGCAGTTTTGTATTTAGCCAAAGGTCAGCTGTCATCTCTCCCACTCATCTATACCCACGCATCCTTTCCAGCTAGTCAGGTTTGCTTGTGGTGAGCAGGATTGTGTGCAGGAGTGACACAGGGATATGACAACAGCACGGTCTCTTTTAGGTAATTATTTCGTAGTGTAGATGGGTACGCCGCACTCTCTCGTCTTCTCTCTGGCTCATTCTTGTGTTGCCAGTCTGGGCTTGTGCTATGGTAAAACTCCCCCAGATGACAGATgagcctgtttttgtttcttagaCACAGTGTTGGCTGATTTCTGGATTGTCTGGTTTACAACATGGACATGGCTGAACTTGGCCTGCTATTTGGTCAGTAAAGTAAATGAAGATGTACACACATAATAATGCATATGATTGTGGTGTTCACTATACGTTACACTGCTAATTAGGTCCACCAATTTGATTAGACACGTCTGGAAATTAATTGATCTTCTGTAGCAAACGTCTTGCTGGTTGGTTATTCACATGTCTGCTGTTTT from the Solea senegalensis isolate Sse05_10M linkage group LG9, IFAPA_SoseM_1, whole genome shotgun sequence genome contains:
- the cnr2 gene encoding cannabinoid receptor 2, whose protein sequence is MEEWESPTSLRPTEAKPDSSLLIANSCENLECYMVLIKAEKTAIGSICFLAGPITLLENALVLCVIAATASLRRRPSYLFIGSLALADVFASCFFTTSFLDFHLFRHSDGPTAYLFKLGGVTMAFSSSVGSLLLTALDRYLCIYQASSYKVMLTRRRALLSMLILWSATIFIAFLPLMGWRCPTVLTPPCSRLFPYINREYLACWTSFILVLLALILGAYTLILWKAHRHESSMTNLQGPAATGHNRMRMDIRLARTFGLILIILVGCWLPALSFMIADVSGILTHRQQRAFAFCSTLCLVNSAVNPLLYALRCRELRVALLQLLQRVCKVGWCKTSTEDLTPGLPSTEDLNFTAISEVEIPRPRTTRLNSVSEIVNSQQLDIRK